The genomic DNA CTTTGTATATTGGAATCATAGTAGAGAGAGATGAAGGTGTAGAAGCAAAGCAATGGATGCCACGTTCCCAAATAATTGGTTACAGCTACAAACACtctggctggtgaggagaacGTGTTCCTATGTGATATCTCAGCTCCTTTGGGAAagtgatcttccctgtcctaCAGGACTGACATCTGACACTCCTTGGCTCCCTTGCGGTTAGTCAAAGGAAAAGGACTTTCAAAAAGATTTCCTTTgaacatagaaactctgaacaaatTCTGTTCAGAAAGGTGCAGGGACACTTAAAGAGGTTGAGAAGAATCTGAATGTGTTGGCTGTTTTCAGAGGCAAGATTAGGAGGTGGGCTGACCTGAATGTTCTCTATGAGAaagggaccacacccaaatcctGTAATCCAATCAAGCGATTCCAGTGGATTAGAGGATTTTGTGCCTTATCCCAGGGCCCAAAAGCCATAAAAGGTGGAGGTGAGGGTCACTATCTGCCATTTGGAAACTGGCTCAGTGAGAGAAGCATCCCTTTGTGACCTGAAGCTCCTGGTTGAATTTATCTTGTGGACACTGTTTCTGCCGACATGGAGGCTGCCTACCTCCACCGCTCAGAGGAGTCTCAGTTCAACGACTCTCCCAAACCCCAATCATGCTGGTCAAAGAGAGGTGGTGCTGAAGTCCACGGAGGACCCTCTCTGCCTGAGAAGACATCCCCTGCATCAAAGACACTCTCCTCCCTGACTGATCCTTTGGCTCCCGCATCAGCAGGGCGGCCTCCCACCAAGACGCCTCTGAGTTGGGAGGATCTTTCCCAGGTGGGAGCTGGGCTTCAGAACATGGGGAACACTTGCTACGTGAATGCAACCCTACAGTGTCTGACCTACACAGAGCCCCTTGCCAGCTACGTGCTGTCCCAGAAGCACGGGACAGCCTGTAGGAAGCAGACATCCTGCACGCTGTGTACTCTGCAGGCTCACATGACCCGGGTTCTCTGCCAAACTGGACGTGTGCTCCGACCCCTTCCACTCCTGCTCGCCGCCTTCCACACACACAAGCAAGAAGATACCCATGAGTATCTCATGTTCATTCTGGATGCAATGCAGCAAGCATGCTTGCCTGAAGACAAGCCCTCAGACTCTCAGCATGCTCAGGACAGCACCCTCATCCAGCATATCTTTGGGGGGTACTGGAGGTCACAAATCCAGTGTCTCCACTGCCAAAGCATTTCCAGCACTCTggaaccttacctggacatcagccTGGACATCGGGGCTGCTCAGAGTGTCAGCCAAGCTTTGGAGCAGTTGGTGAAGCCCGGAATGCTTGAAGGTGAAAATGCCTACCATTGTAGTAAGTGTCTAGAGAAAGTGCCTGCGTCCAAGGTGTTGACTTTGCACAGTTGTGCAAAAGTCCTCATCCTGGTCTTGAAACGATTCTCAGACTTCacaggcaacaaaatgactaAGGAGATGCAATATCCTGAGTGCCTTGACATGCAACACTCcctgtctgagcagagggcaggacccttGTTTTATGTGCTCTATGCCGTGCTGGTGCATGCTGGGTGGAGTTTCCACAGTGGACGTTATTTCTGTTTCAtaaaggcaggaaatggccagTGGCATAAAATGGATGATGCTAAGGTCAGCGCCTGCGTTGTGACTTGTGCCCTGCGCCAACTTGCCTATGTcctcttttatatgcagaagacCGATATGGAAAGAGACCTTGTGAGTGGGTCAGTCGAGGGAGGAATCGCATCTCCCGAGGCAGACCCCGTAGAGgtgggtgaggcctcaggagagagcacaagggatCCCACTGTGAACCTTGCTGAGTCGGAGGAGCACGGGGAAGAGACCTCAAGGCAACAAACCACATTAGACCAGGGGAGATGCCTCCAAGAATGCAACCGACCTAAGCCTGAACTTcatgtcaggagaagagaaattgctcttcctgAGAATGCAGTCATCCTTCAGCACTCCAAATACAGACATGAGATGCCCAAGAATCATCCTCAGCAAACCATGGACCTGCTCCACACTGCAGCTGGGATGATCccacctcaggtggccggggacgTGGCCAAAGTCCCGCATGTGCCAGGGAGAGCCAGACCAACCAAGAGGACgagcaagaagggacagaggtcTGGGGAAGCAGTGCAGGGATGTGTCTACTAACTTTATTGCACATGGGCACGCACGCgcgggtgcacacacacacacacacacacacacggtgtcACTCACTCACCAAACCCGAACACAGTCCCACACTGGAAATATTTGGTGTTGTGTGAAATGTGTGTTCTGTATGTATGGAAGAACCATCTATCTGGGTGTGTTCATGGGCTATGGCCTTCGACTGAAACTAGAGGACACTGACATTTAAAGcgggttcagggatccctgggtggcgcagcgtattagcgcctgcctttggcctagggcgcgatcctggagactcaggatggaatcccacgtcgggctcctggtggatggagcctgcttctccctctgcctgtgtctctgcctctctctctctctctctgtgtctatcaaaaataaataaaaaattaaaaaaaataaagcgggTTCATTGTCATGATCTTATATTGGAATAGTGTGGATTCATATGGGGTCTATCCTGGAACCGGcctctccttcagccttggggagAGTAGGGGCAACTtgcaggtgagaggcagtgaGCAGTCAGGATTGAGAGTGgatatgatgctgaggacctggaTTTGAAGTATATTCGACCCTCTCGTCATGCTCCGCACTTCCCATTGCTTATCTTCTATTTATATCGAAAGAATATTTGCCTGAACAGAAGCATGCGTGGGGCCTTGCCAGCGAAGTGTTTTGGTCATTGCTTGGAAATGGTAAGAAAGgaattaaatgcttattttggGGAGATAACTGCATCCAGCCTGATTGAATCTCATTGAATGTATTATGTTCCCTTCACTATCTCCTACATTAAGAcggcagagaaggaaactgacagGGACTCTTATTCCAAGGGGAaatgcccagcctcccactgaacATAAGTTTCTATGAATATTTTGCTACCGTCTGCTATGTGGCACCTCCTGCCACAGAAGAagtggactctggatttcagaccaGTTCAAATTCACGTTTGGACCTGGGTTGATACCTCAGAAAAACAGTGCCAAGTTCACGAATCTAGCAAAATGGTTTTTGAGGTCAGGTTATAGGTGCTCTGTGTTATCATTCTATTTCTTACAGAAGTAATTGACAAATTGATTGTAGAATGAAAATTATCGCATGATAACCAAAAGCTTCTGAGTGTGACCATAGATGTGCAGTTGTGACATCTCATCATAATGTATGTTCACTCTGTATTCAAACTTGGACATGCCACCCTTACTGGAAAGTAAGGGACAATAGGAACTGTGCAGAAGAAATCACacttttttgtagattttcatGTAACAAAGGCTGATTAGAGATAGAAAGTGTCAAGGTTTCTTTCAtgtctgggaattttttttttttttttacaaatacagTTTATCGTGTCATAAAGAGTGAGGGAAcctctgtgtatgtgtttgcTAGAGTTTCCTAAGAAGACCTGTAGGTATCCTCGTCCTCTGAAGACTGTCATAGGGAATGAGACAGCTCATGGACTGGGAGACTTGTCTTTCACAGAAGAGGACCCTCAGGAGGAGTCTGTTGGAATAAGGATATGTCCCCCTCCTGGACTGATATGGAGAACCAGCAATTCCTCCGCTGAACTAGTTGGAAATGGTCAAGTCCACAATGTGCTACGTGTTATGCTTCTGGGCGCCTACACGTATACTCCCCCCACTACACAGACACTGCAGTTTTTCGTTAGGTATATATATGGGAATCTCAAAGGGTGCTTACGAATCCAGAATGTCAAGTTTGTCTTactgaaatacattttctaaaaaatgtagGTAAATCATCCTGGCAATTTGTACATTGGTTGTAAACAGAAGTAAACAAGTTAATCTGAAACTGTTTTACaaatgtctgaatttctgatttagaaaaagatcCCATCCAGAGATCTGCAAATTAtaccatgttttctcctagaagacattttctgtacttgttgatattatttttctgaaattgttaTGGGGAATATTGCatctgctttgttcatttttgatctaaaatgttattaggcagttgtgtgttttttttattcttaatagaaGACTGCAACATATGATTTGGTGTGCATGCTTTTACTCCCCAGTATTTcagatatttgaaataattattttatttccaggctggctcctcacagaggcTTCTTTGCCTGTTTACCCTGAGTGGAATTCCCGCAGCCACATCTAGGTCACCAGCAACCTAAATTCATATCCTCCCTCTATGGGAATGTCTCACTCCTACTCACTGGATTAATATAGGGGAAGCGCCAGGAGCCATTTAAGAGGAAATGCAATGGGACATGGGCACATTATTCTTCAGGGTCTCTTCAGTTATGAGGGCTCTGACCAGGAAGAAGTGTGTGTGAAAAATTAGGTGGGGGGAGTAGATTTGAACCAGGAGCACACCATCTCTGGCCAAGGCTAGTAGAGACACCTGGGAGGGATGACCAGGAGATGGTTGGGTAGCACATTGTGGGGACTGTGGAGGCTGGACAGTCAGCAGATGAATTCTCTGGGTAGGTGTGTGGAggtcaatgctcatcctgtccaggtatCCATTAGTCACTTAAGGGGTTTCACTCTATATCAAGATCTATTAGTCAGGAGGACAGACCGAAGAATCTGCATAGCCTCCCACAGAACAGATTCCCCAGTCCTTTCCAAGGAACCCGGAATTGCCAATCCTGGATGCAGTTCTAGGGAGACCTCCAACCTGTTTCCAGGTGACAATGAGTTGAGTCCTGGCTCCATCAACCTTTTGCAAGATGTCAGGCTGGAAATGTTTTCACAATAGGGATCTGGGCTGAAACTGGGATTTGGGGACAGCCGCAGGCTAGATTCCATGGCGGTATGTGGAGGTTTAATCTGGGAGGCCACATTGAATCAGTGGTCTGTGAGGTTGACAACGAGGGTAGGTTCCTGGCCATGGTGGGTGGATGTAAGCTGAAGGGATTACTTGACTTCCCTTCCTGAGCTTTTGTGTTGTccagcaggagaaaacaaagtcagggCTTTTCACAGGAGATATCCTAGGGGGCATGTGTGTGTCGTAACAGGTTTGAGCTCATGCAGGAGACTTGTGGAAACAGCTTCTAGGGAGATTGCCTCCTCACATGGGGAATGCATTATCCCATTACCAACTGCTCTAATAGAAGATACCACAGATGGACCACATCttacctctgcctctccactgTTGGTAATCAACCACAGTAAAGGCATGGAGATAGGAACAATCCATTCCACAGTTATATTATTAAAAGTGCTCATTTTACTGGGACAAGAAACCCAACCGAGTGGTGATAAGGAGACATAAAATACATTAGCCTCCTGTTACCAGAGGGCGAGATGAGGAGGTTTCAATACagtattttagtttctttagCAGAAGCCATTGCATTCACTCTTCTGGCAGTGGACAGAGCTAatcctgtctttaaaatttttactgatTGTGTGATACACAATTTGGAACCCTTATGGAAACAATACATTTTGTTGCATTCGGGATTGTTCCATTTGGAGACATCTAAGTAAACCAGTTCCATGTGGTGGCTCTAGCATGTTGGGTCTCACATGCCAGGGATCATacagaagcaaagaattgaaggTGAAGGAAACATGGTACCTGAAGACTCCATAAACAAGGAAGGGAACTCagggagagaatggaattttaagaaatcccaCACAGAGTAAGAGCAAGGGAGTGAAGATACTCTGGTTCATAGACGTGAGACAGTAGTGGATACGGAAAAGCCCCACTGTCAGGAAGGAATCCGATGCCAATTCCTTCCAATGTGGCTGCTTTGGCAGTTGAGGTGTTCTAGATAATGTCTGGTCAAGGGCCTTAGTGTCCTATACTTCTtaactggaaatgaaaaataatgtgaaacaCGTTGGTCTCAGGAATGTGGGAGGCAGCTCAGCACCCAGCAGCATGGCTGCTGGGTAATctccttgagaatctctctccctctatttttCAGCCCCCATTCTCCTGCTACTCTGTGGTTTCTCTCTGGTCTCTTCTTGTCTcaaatctatctatcatctatctatctatctatctatctatctatctatctatcgtctatctatctatctatcatctatcatcttaaacaagaaacaaaaaatgaaacatgtttgCATCTTTGCATCAATGTTCCCACATCCAAGTCAATTAGATCTGTGGAGTCCAGTGTTAATCAGTAATGTGGAAAAAGGCACAAGCCTACAACGTACTCCAActgaatcaagagaatataaaggatattggggtggaattccctgaggaacagttaaaatgaggcatataaacaCTGCATTTAGGATATAGACTCTTGTAGGAAACGGAgttcaaaggaatgtttcccaaaagcataaaaccagccAGAGGATTTCTCTGGTGGTGGACCCAGGCCACACCTAGGCAGATactggtattcatcaaaaccttCATAATCTTTGTAGATTGAGATCATAGTTGAGAGAGATGGAAGTGCAGAAGCAAAGAATGGACACCATATACCCCAAATAATTGGTTACAGCCTCAAAGCCTCTGACTGGTGAGGAGAAGTCGTTCCCCTGGGATACCTGAGCTCCTTTGGGAAAGAGATCTTCCCTGTTCTAGAGCACTAACGTCTAACTCTCCTTCGCTCACTTGAAGTTACTcaagaagaaaaaggacattcgTAAAGGTATCCATTCAACATGGAAACTCGGATCAAATTCTGTTCAGAAAGGTGCAG from Canis aureus isolate CA01 chromosome 23, VMU_Caureus_v.1.0, whole genome shotgun sequence includes the following:
- the LOC144295172 gene encoding ubiquitin carboxyl-terminal hydrolase 17-like protein 6, which codes for MEAAYLHRSEESQFNDSPKPQSCWSKRGGAEVHGGPSLPEKTSPASKTLSSLTDPLAPASAGRPPTKTPLSWEDLSQVGAGLQNMGNTCYVNATLQCLTYTEPLASYVLSQKHGTACRKQTSCTLCTLQAHMTRVLCQTGRVLRPLPLLLAAFHTHKQEDTHEYLMFILDAMQQACLPEDKPSDSQHAQDSTLIQHIFGGYWRSQIQCLHCQSISSTLEPYLDISLDIGAAQSVSQALEQLVKPGMLEGENAYHCSKCLEKVPASKVLTLHSCAKVLILVLKRFSDFTGNKMTKEMQYPECLDMQHSLSEQRAGPLFYVLYAVLVHAGWSFHSGRYFCFIKAGNGQWHKMDDAKVSACVVTCALRQLAYVLFYMQKTDMERDLVSGSVEGGIASPEADPVEVGEASGESTRDPTVNLAESEEHGEETSRQQTTLDQGRCLQECNRPKPELHVRRREIALPENAVILQHSKYRHEMPKNHPQQTMDLLHTAAGMIPPQVAGDVAKVPHVPGRARPTKRTSKKGQRSGEAVQGCVY